One region of Carya illinoinensis cultivar Pawnee chromosome 8, C.illinoinensisPawnee_v1, whole genome shotgun sequence genomic DNA includes:
- the LOC122318688 gene encoding endoplasmic reticulum-Golgi intermediate compartment protein 3-like: protein MDGFINKLRSLDAYPKINDDFYSRTLSGGVITLVSSVVMLLLFISELRLYLHTATETKLVVDTSRGETLRINFDVTFPALPCSILSLDAMDISGEQHLDVKHDIIKKRLDAHGNVIESRQDGIGAPKIEKPLQRHGGRLEHNETYCGSCYGAETSDEECCNSCEDVREAYRKKGWGMSNPDLIDQCKREGFLQRIKDEEGEGCNIYGFLEVNKVAGNFHFAPGKSFHQSGVHVHDLQVFQKDSFNISHKINRLTFGDYFPGVVNPLDGVLWTHQTPSGMYQYFIKVVPTVYTDVSGHTIQSNQFSVTEHFMSAEQAHFQALPGVFFFYDLSPIKVTFTEGHISFLHFLTNVCAIVGGVFTVSGILDSFIYHGHRAIKKKMEIGKFS, encoded by the exons ATGGACGGTTTTATCAATAAGCTTCGGAGCCTGGACGCGTACCCGAAAATCAACGATGATTTCTACAGCCGTACGCTCTCCGGTGGCGTTATCACTCTCGTCTCTTCTGTTGTCATGCTTTTGCTCTTCATCTCCGAGCTCC GATTGTATCTTCATACTGCAACTGAAACAAAGCTTGTAGTAGATACTTCCAGAGGTGAAACTCTACGGATCAAC TTTGATGTCACATTTCCTGCCCTTCCATGCTCTATACTCAGTCTTGATGCCATGGACATAAGTGGAGAGCAACACCTTGATGTG AAACATGACATAATCAAGAAAAGATTAGATGCTCATGGAAATGTTATAGAATCAAGACAAGATGGCATTGGTGCTCCTAAG ATTGAAAAGCCATTACAGAGACATGGTGGTAGGCTCGAGCACAATGAGACATATTGTGGCTCCTGTTACGGTGCAGAAACG TCAGATGAAGAATGTTGTAATTCCTGTGAAGATGTTCGTGAAGCATATCGAAAGAAAGGTTGGGGAATGTCAAACCCTGATCTGATTGACCAG TGCAAAAGAGAAGGGTTTCTACAAAGGATTAAAGATGAAGAAGGTGAAGGATGTAACATATATGGATTCTTGGAAGTCAATAAGGTGGCGggaaattttcattttgcacctGGAAAAAGCTTCCATCAATCTGGTGTTCATGTACACGATCTGCAAGTGTTTCAAAAGGATAGCTTCAAT ATAAGTCACAAGATCAATAGACTGACTTTTGGAGACTATTTCCCTGGTGTTGTGAATCCTCTGGACGG TGTGCTATGGACACACCAAACACCAAGTGGCATGTATCAGTATTTTATCAAG GTTGTACCTACAGTATACACAGATGTGAGTGGGCACACTATCCAGTCAAATCAG TTTTCGGTAACTGAACATTTTATGAGTGCAGAACAAGCCCACTTTCAAGCTCTTCCAggagtatttttcttttatgatctcTCTCCAATTAAG GTCACTTTCACGGAGGGGCATATTTCCTTTTTACACTTCCTAACTAATGTGTGCGCCATCGTTGGAG GAGTTTTCACTGTTTCAGGAATCTTGGATTCATTTATATATCATGGTCATAGGGCGATCAAGAAGAAGATGGAAATTGGCAAATTTAGTTGA